The following are from one region of the Eubacterium sp. MSJ-33 genome:
- a CDS encoding Mur ligase family protein, whose amino-acid sequence MSKLRYHIAVMAAKFSKVIIRLSGRKGTHTPGVVARKICPDFLAQAPKAPLCICVTGTNGKTTVANMLTDMLEKEGKKVVSNRAGSNIVPGCTTNLLNSVNWLGKCRADITVFEVDERASRLILPYIKPDYLVVTNLFRDSQKRNAHPDYIFSVIDTYCPDTTKMILNADDLCSSQLKPNNEHVFFGIGKLDTDKTEPYNIVADYTLCPKCGTKLKFNYLRYHHIGNAYCPNCGYKSFDADYLATKVDIENKKMVVREQDGTETEYALIHDALHNIYNELTVITVLRELGYKTDNVKKCIDKLHLPELRHSESKFGDISIIQTISKGLNSVGSSRAFDYVAHEPGKKVIMIAEDDHEDRIKSVEYIGWIYDVDYELFANQDDIVQIVLCGPRCLDHRVRALMAGIPEEKIAYDLDEIAAVDKVQLEGVEKFFILFDCYTDGISNRMKQKLLKRLEDEK is encoded by the coding sequence ATGTCGAAGTTACGTTATCATATCGCAGTCATGGCTGCGAAATTCAGCAAAGTCATAATCCGCCTTTCCGGACGGAAGGGTACACACACACCGGGTGTTGTTGCAAGAAAAATCTGTCCGGATTTCCTGGCACAGGCACCGAAGGCACCGCTGTGTATCTGTGTGACTGGTACAAACGGAAAGACTACAGTGGCGAATATGTTGACAGATATGCTTGAAAAAGAAGGCAAGAAGGTTGTGAGCAATCGTGCAGGTTCCAATATTGTACCAGGATGTACAACCAATCTTTTGAACAGTGTCAACTGGCTTGGAAAATGTCGTGCGGATATCACAGTGTTTGAGGTGGATGAGCGGGCATCCCGTCTGATTCTTCCATATATCAAGCCGGATTATCTTGTTGTGACGAACCTGTTCCGCGATTCACAGAAGCGAAATGCACATCCGGATTATATTTTCAGTGTCATTGATACCTATTGTCCGGACACAACGAAGATGATTCTGAATGCAGATGATCTTTGTAGCAGCCAGTTAAAGCCAAACAATGAACATGTATTTTTCGGTATTGGCAAGCTCGATACGGATAAGACTGAGCCATATAATATTGTTGCAGATTATACACTTTGTCCAAAATGTGGTACAAAACTGAAGTTTAATTATCTTCGTTATCATCATATTGGAAATGCATATTGCCCAAATTGTGGATACAAGTCCTTTGATGCTGATTATCTGGCAACAAAGGTGGATATTGAGAATAAGAAGATGGTCGTCCGTGAACAGGATGGAACAGAGACAGAATACGCTCTGATCCATGATGCGCTGCATAACATCTACAATGAGTTGACTGTCATCACAGTTTTACGTGAGCTTGGATATAAGACAGACAATGTAAAGAAATGTATCGATAAGCTGCATTTACCGGAGCTTCGCCATTCTGAGTCCAAGTTTGGTGATATCTCAATCATTCAGACAATCAGTAAAGGATTGAATTCCGTTGGTTCCTCCCGTGCGTTTGACTATGTAGCACATGAGCCGGGCAAAAAGGTAATCATGATTGCAGAAGATGACCATGAGGACAGAATCAAGAGTGTAGAATATATCGGCTGGATCTATGATGTCGATTATGAACTGTTTGCAAATCAGGATGATATTGTACAGATTGTGCTTTGCGGACCTAGATGTCTCGATCACCGGGTACGTGCGCTGATGGCAGGAATCCCGGAGGAGAAGATCGCATATGACCTGGATGAAATAGCAGCGGTAGATAAAGTACAGCTGGAAGGCGTAGAGAAATTCTTCATCCTGTTTGACTGTTATACTGATGGTATCTCAAACAGAATGAAGCAGAAGCTTTTGAAGAGACTGGAGGATGAAAAATAA
- the hemL gene encoding glutamate-1-semialdehyde 2,1-aminomutase, producing the protein MMQTESEQLFEESKKYIPGGVNSPVRAFGSVGRSPIFIKKAKGSRIFDEDGREYIDYVCSWGPGILGHAKETVIEAVKAACDDGLTFGAPTRKELEIAELITAHMPSMEMSRMVNSGTEAVMSAIRAARGYTGRDYIVKFKGCYHGHSDGLLVKAGSGVITQTVANSAGVPEGYAKYTLVAEYNDEESVKQLFDAYKGQIAAIIVEPVAANMGVVPPKAGFLEFLRDITQTDGALLIFDEVITGFRLAPGGAQEYFHIKPDLTTLGKIVGGGMPVGTYGGRREIMQCVAPLGEVYQAGTLSGNPIAMTAGIETLKLLDAHPEVYAKLEGKTAGLAQAAREAFGNRVCVNQIGSLMSIFFTDKQVVDMDTAMTSDTKQYAAFFRYMLDHGINLAPSQFEAMFISDAHTEEDIRKTIDVMKEFAHR; encoded by the coding sequence ATCATGCAGACAGAATCTGAACAGTTATTTGAAGAATCCAAGAAATATATTCCGGGCGGTGTGAATTCGCCGGTGCGTGCATTCGGCTCAGTCGGACGCTCCCCGATTTTTATAAAAAAAGCGAAAGGTTCCCGTATATTCGATGAGGATGGAAGGGAATATATAGATTATGTATGTTCATGGGGACCGGGAATTCTCGGACATGCAAAGGAGACGGTAATCGAAGCAGTGAAGGCGGCCTGCGATGACGGACTGACCTTTGGTGCACCGACAAGAAAAGAGCTGGAGATTGCGGAGCTTATCACGGCACATATGCCTTCAATGGAAATGTCACGTATGGTAAATTCCGGTACAGAAGCAGTGATGAGTGCAATCCGCGCGGCACGTGGATATACCGGAAGAGATTACATTGTGAAATTCAAAGGCTGTTATCATGGACATAGTGATGGACTTTTGGTAAAAGCTGGCTCTGGCGTGATTACACAGACGGTGGCAAACAGCGCGGGTGTTCCGGAGGGTTATGCGAAATATACTCTCGTCGCAGAATATAACGATGAGGAATCCGTAAAACAGTTATTCGATGCATATAAGGGACAGATTGCAGCAATCATTGTCGAGCCGGTTGCAGCAAATATGGGTGTTGTGCCACCGAAAGCAGGATTCTTAGAGTTTCTGCGTGACATCACACAGACAGATGGCGCATTACTGATCTTCGATGAAGTTATCACAGGATTCCGTCTGGCACCGGGCGGCGCGCAGGAATATTTCCATATCAAGCCGGATCTGACAACGCTTGGCAAGATCGTCGGTGGAGGTATGCCGGTTGGAACCTACGGAGGCAGACGGGAGATCATGCAGTGCGTGGCACCACTTGGTGAGGTATATCAGGCAGGAACCTTGTCCGGTAATCCGATTGCGATGACGGCAGGCATTGAGACATTGAAGCTGCTGGATGCACATCCGGAAGTATATGCAAAGCTCGAAGGAAAGACCGCAGGACTTGCACAGGCAGCAAGAGAGGCATTTGGCAATCGGGTCTGTGTCAACCAGATTGGCTCATTGATGAGCATTTTCTTCACGGACAAGCAGGTGGTTGATATGGATACCGCCATGACGAGCGACACGAAGCAGTATGCAGCATTCTTTCGCTATATGCTTGATCATGGAATCAACCTCGCTCCGTCGCAGTTTGAGGCAATGTTTATCTCAGATGCACATACAGAGGAAGATATCCGGAAAACGATTGATGTTATGAAAGAATTTGCACATAGATAG
- the hemB gene encoding porphobilinogen synthase encodes MIRLRRLRENEVLRNMVRETQISKSDLVYPVFIKEGTNEKNPVDSMPGIYQYTLDRFDEELERIQAAGIPAILIFGIPEHKDECGSGAYDENGITQRAVREIKKKAPELLIIADVCLCEYTSHGHCGLVQDGKILNDETLPLLAKMAVTLAKAGADMIAPSDMMDGHIAYLRKALDENGCVDTLLMGYSAKFASGYYSPFRDAAHSAPAFGDRRTYQMDPANGREALRECEADIEEGADIIMVKPALAYLDIVKAVRGETKHPLAVYNVSGEYSMVKAAALNGWIDEKRIVMENMIAMKRAGADIIITYHALDVARWLQDEQ; translated from the coding sequence ATGATACGATTAAGAAGATTGAGAGAAAATGAAGTACTGCGAAACATGGTGCGCGAGACACAAATCAGCAAATCCGATCTCGTCTACCCGGTATTCATCAAAGAAGGAACCAATGAGAAAAACCCGGTCGATTCCATGCCGGGCATCTACCAGTATACATTGGATCGGTTCGATGAGGAACTAGAGCGCATACAGGCGGCTGGCATTCCGGCAATTTTGATCTTCGGTATCCCGGAACATAAGGACGAATGCGGTAGCGGCGCTTATGATGAAAATGGTATTACGCAGCGTGCGGTGCGCGAGATCAAGAAGAAAGCACCGGAGCTTTTGATTATCGCAGATGTGTGCCTGTGCGAATATACCTCCCATGGACATTGCGGATTGGTGCAGGACGGAAAAATCCTGAACGATGAGACACTTCCGCTGTTGGCGAAGATGGCGGTGACACTTGCCAAGGCGGGTGCAGACATGATCGCACCGTCAGACATGATGGATGGACATATCGCATATCTGCGGAAGGCATTGGATGAAAATGGATGCGTGGATACATTGCTTATGGGATACAGCGCAAAGTTTGCGTCCGGATATTATTCTCCGTTCCGGGATGCGGCACATTCCGCTCCGGCATTCGGCGATCGCAGAACGTATCAGATGGACCCTGCAAATGGCAGGGAAGCATTGCGCGAATGTGAGGCAGATATCGAAGAGGGCGCCGATATCATCATGGTGAAACCGGCACTTGCTTATCTTGACATCGTGAAAGCGGTGCGTGGCGAAACGAAGCATCCGCTCGCAGTCTACAATGTAAGCGGTGAGTACTCGATGGTCAAGGCAGCAGCGTTAAACGGATGGATCGATGAGAAGCGTATCGTCATGGAGAACATGATCGCGATGAAACGTGCAGGCGCGGATATTATCATAACCTATCATGCACTTGACGTGGCTAGATGGCTGCAGGATGAACAATAA
- the cobA gene encoding uroporphyrinogen-III C-methyltransferase — translation MVYLIGAGPGNPGLITYKGLQILKSCDAVIYDRLGTGELLDLVRPACAKIYVGKQAGAHYKKQEEINRILVETAGKYENVVRLKGGDSFVFGRGGEEILTLQEADIPFQVIPGVTSAIAVPEVLGIPVTHREMSRSFHVITGHTKKGEADALANIHKQEGTSVFLMGLSNLEPIMQRLREEGESEETPVSVISNGMLPGETIVRGTVGTIGKLVSKNELVSPAIIVVGQTAACTMKDKKRSAIDGCKIGVVGTAVFREKLRGLLEEKGASLFSICDMHVRTCPDMEKLDVAIRNLSDYRWIVFTSQNGIRLFFDRVRACEVDLRKFADIRFAVVGSGCAQALEQYGFYADYIPEQYTTESLANGLCTVVESEEKVLITRAKEGSPVLEQILSANRIDAEILSIYDVRGARTENWKYLNNYDGILFASASGVHAFAECLAETGQPDWNPAQGKKRIVLGTIGQVTADALIKCGLPADVVPEQCDAKGLVRALDIAFDMKKTDNNKE, via the coding sequence GTGGTATATTTAATCGGAGCAGGTCCCGGCAATCCGGGATTAATTACATACAAAGGCTTGCAGATCTTAAAATCGTGTGATGCGGTGATCTACGACCGGCTTGGAACAGGAGAACTTCTCGATCTTGTGCGACCGGCTTGTGCGAAAATCTATGTCGGCAAGCAGGCAGGTGCGCATTATAAGAAGCAGGAGGAAATCAACCGGATTTTGGTAGAGACCGCAGGAAAATACGAGAATGTTGTCCGCTTAAAGGGCGGCGATTCGTTTGTGTTCGGACGTGGCGGCGAGGAAATCCTTACATTGCAGGAAGCGGATATTCCGTTTCAGGTGATTCCGGGTGTGACTTCTGCAATTGCGGTGCCGGAGGTGCTTGGAATTCCTGTGACACATCGGGAAATGAGCCGGAGCTTTCATGTGATTACCGGACATACGAAGAAGGGCGAGGCAGATGCACTTGCGAACATCCATAAACAGGAGGGAACCAGTGTGTTCCTGATGGGACTTTCGAATTTGGAACCGATTATGCAGAGGCTGCGCGAAGAGGGGGAATCGGAGGAGACACCGGTTAGTGTGATTTCAAATGGTATGCTGCCCGGAGAGACAATCGTGCGCGGTACGGTAGGGACGATCGGCAAACTTGTTTCGAAGAACGAGCTTGTTTCACCGGCAATCATAGTCGTCGGGCAGACAGCTGCCTGCACGATGAAGGACAAGAAGCGCAGTGCAATTGATGGCTGCAAGATTGGTGTTGTTGGCACGGCGGTATTCCGGGAGAAGCTGCGCGGACTGCTGGAAGAAAAAGGCGCATCATTATTTTCAATTTGTGATATGCATGTCAGAACGTGTCCGGATATGGAAAAGTTAGATGTGGCAATTCGGAATTTGTCAGATTACCGGTGGATCGTATTCACAAGCCAGAACGGAATCCGGTTATTCTTTGACCGGGTGCGCGCGTGTGAGGTCGATCTTCGGAAGTTTGCAGATATCCGATTCGCCGTGGTTGGAAGTGGCTGTGCGCAGGCGCTGGAGCAGTATGGATTTTATGCGGATTATATACCGGAGCAATATACGACAGAAAGTCTTGCAAATGGGCTTTGTACCGTTGTAGAATCAGAAGAAAAGGTTTTGATTACGCGTGCGAAGGAAGGAAGTCCGGTCTTAGAACAGATTTTATCTGCGAACCGGATTGACGCGGAGATTCTATCCATCTACGATGTGCGTGGCGCACGGACAGAAAACTGGAAATACTTAAATAATTACGATGGAATTTTATTTGCAAGCGCTTCCGGGGTGCATGCATTTGCAGAATGCCTTGCCGAGACCGGACAACCAGACTGGAACCCGGCACAAGGAAAGAAGCGCATTGTACTTGGCACAATCGGACAGGTGACAGCAGACGCCCTTATAAAATGTGGTCTGCCAGCCGATGTCGTCCCGGAACAGTGCGACGCAAAAGGCTTAGTAAGGGCATTGGATATTGCCTTTGACATGAAAAAGACAGATAATAATAAAGAGTAA
- a CDS encoding NAD(P)/FAD-dependent oxidoreductase yields the protein MSDTRKDVVIIGSGPAGLSAAVYAKRALLDVAVIEKEMFSGGQIVTTDRVDNLLGFYGTNGYDLSVKFREHADALEVLFMEGTVTDIADQGDYKEVHLEDGSVIETKAVIVATGATHRKLGVEGEAKFSGAGVSYCATCDGAFFRNKTVAVVGGGDVALEDALYLANVCEKVYLIHRRDELRGAKVLQQRIFDAVNIEFLPHTEVREICGENMVDHILIEDNRTEEKRDLALSGIFIAVGMQPQTAFVKDVVEMENGYICAGEDCRTNVPFLYAIGDVRTKNVRQIATAIGDGAAVIASLEHDLLQ from the coding sequence ATGAGTGATACAAGGAAAGATGTTGTAATTATCGGTAGTGGTCCCGCAGGTTTATCGGCGGCGGTCTATGCGAAGCGTGCGTTGCTGGATGTGGCAGTAATCGAGAAGGAAATGTTCAGTGGCGGACAGATTGTTACAACTGATCGTGTGGATAATCTGCTTGGCTTCTACGGAACAAATGGCTATGATCTGTCAGTAAAGTTCCGGGAACATGCAGATGCGCTGGAGGTTCTATTTATGGAGGGTACGGTGACGGACATTGCCGATCAGGGCGATTATAAGGAAGTGCATCTGGAAGATGGCAGTGTGATCGAGACCAAGGCAGTGATTGTAGCGACAGGAGCTACTCATCGAAAGCTCGGCGTGGAAGGCGAGGCAAAGTTTTCCGGCGCCGGTGTTTCATACTGCGCAACCTGTGACGGTGCGTTTTTCAGGAATAAAACGGTAGCCGTTGTCGGTGGCGGTGATGTGGCACTCGAAGATGCCCTGTACCTTGCAAATGTATGTGAGAAGGTCTATCTGATTCATCGGCGTGATGAACTGCGCGGTGCCAAGGTATTGCAGCAGAGAATCTTCGATGCAGTAAATATCGAATTCTTACCACACACCGAAGTACGAGAGATCTGTGGTGAGAACATGGTTGACCATATCTTGATCGAGGATAACCGGACAGAAGAAAAGCGAGATCTCGCATTATCCGGCATTTTTATCGCGGTTGGCATGCAGCCACAGACTGCATTTGTAAAAGATGTCGTAGAGATGGAGAATGGCTATATCTGCGCCGGTGAAGACTGCCGCACGAATGTACCATTTCTATATGCAATCGGTGATGTGCGCACAAAGAATGTCCGTCAGATTGCAACTGCAATCGGCGATGGTGCCGCCGTGATTGCGTCACTTGAACACGATCTGTTACAGTAA
- a CDS encoding MBL fold metallo-hydrolase codes for MKFMYFFDDKIKRHIMRGKKYCNPAETGNYECGISCIRQGDVNLWFYTKNGVTIAVDSGHLNYRGVENSFQQIGINPEEIKHVFITHADVDHCGGIDTSGTNIYPNAQVYLGKAESAYLNGSIHRMTKLGVKIKNCVRIKEGYYAIDKNEKFDIGGIKVQSIPTPGHTLGHTCYIVDDKILFTGDCLAINEKGGYSFFDFFTQYPDMNKKSLVKLKALIDNIQHIQLEYVCTGHSGIRKYSDVIFAHIDESAQFSKRKPFDDKAPYDAFDR; via the coding sequence ATGAAGTTTATGTATTTTTTTGATGATAAAATAAAGCGCCATATTATGAGGGGGAAAAAATATTGCAATCCGGCAGAAACAGGAAATTATGAATGCGGAATAAGTTGTATCAGGCAAGGGGATGTAAATCTTTGGTTTTATACCAAAAATGGCGTGACAATAGCTGTTGATTCAGGACATTTGAATTATCGTGGTGTTGAAAATTCTTTTCAACAAATAGGTATTAATCCAGAAGAAATTAAACATGTTTTTATTACTCATGCCGATGTGGATCATTGTGGTGGAATTGACACAAGCGGAACAAATATATACCCAAATGCACAAGTGTACCTGGGGAAAGCGGAAAGCGCATACTTGAATGGAAGCATCCATCGTATGACAAAATTAGGGGTGAAGATTAAAAATTGTGTCAGAATTAAAGAAGGATATTACGCTATAGATAAAAATGAAAAGTTTGATATCGGAGGCATTAAGGTACAATCTATTCCTACACCTGGACATACTCTGGGGCATACCTGTTATATTGTTGATGATAAGATTTTGTTTACCGGAGATTGTCTTGCAATAAATGAAAAAGGTGGATATAGTTTTTTTGATTTTTTCACCCAATATCCAGATATGAACAAAAAGTCTCTGGTGAAATTGAAGGCATTGATTGATAATATCCAACACATTCAATTAGAATATGTCTGTACAGGGCATAGTGGTATCAGAAAATATTCTGACGTTATATTTGCACACATTGATGAATCAGCGCAATTTAGTAAAAGAAAGCCATTTGATGATAAAGCACCTTATGATGCTTTCGACCGGTAA
- a CDS encoding Fic family protein: MISYAGLEKILKEKGIGKTELSTEAGLSTRTVAKIAKGEKLSTRSLNRIAGYLNVAPELLCRQESDNKILQLLRDEKEIQLSGGLYHELQVRMTYNSNHMEGSKLSEDQTRLIFETNTINMGDGIPVDDILETVHHFRAIDYCIDIAEKKLTEEIIKKLHFMLKHDTKDAALPWFAVGDYKKRANVVGGRETSKPSEVARDMRALLERYNAKDNVTIDDIIEFHAEFEYIHPFQDGNGRVGRLIALKECLKNNVIPFIIEDSKKSFYYRGLSEWRRENGWLVDTCLDGQDTFVKLLDMLEIPHE, from the coding sequence GTGATTTCATATGCCGGACTTGAAAAAATTCTAAAAGAAAAAGGAATTGGAAAAACAGAACTCAGTACAGAAGCGGGTTTATCCACGCGTACCGTTGCCAAAATTGCAAAAGGTGAGAAATTATCCACGCGCAGCCTAAACAGGATTGCCGGGTATTTAAATGTTGCGCCCGAGCTTCTTTGCCGCCAGGAATCCGACAACAAAATTCTTCAGTTATTAAGGGATGAAAAAGAAATACAGCTTTCCGGAGGCCTGTATCATGAACTTCAAGTTAGAATGACCTACAATTCCAATCATATGGAAGGCAGTAAACTTTCGGAGGACCAGACCAGACTTATTTTTGAAACGAACACGATTAACATGGGAGACGGTATCCCCGTGGATGATATTCTGGAAACGGTTCATCATTTCAGAGCGATTGATTATTGCATTGATATTGCAGAGAAGAAACTGACAGAAGAAATCATAAAAAAACTGCATTTCATGCTTAAGCATGATACAAAGGACGCAGCACTTCCCTGGTTTGCAGTAGGAGATTATAAAAAACGTGCGAATGTAGTTGGGGGAAGAGAAACCTCAAAACCTTCAGAAGTTGCCAGAGATATGCGGGCACTTCTGGAAAGATATAATGCCAAGGATAATGTTACGATAGACGATATTATTGAATTTCACGCAGAATTTGAATACATTCATCCTTTTCAAGATGGGAATGGAAGAGTCGGGAGGCTGATAGCCCTAAAGGAATGCCTCAAAAATAACGTCATTCCTTTTATTATTGAGGATAGCAAAAAAAGTTTTTATTACAGAGGACTTTCCGAGTGGAGAAGGGAAAATGGCTGGCTTGTGGATACGTGTCTGGATGGGCAGGACACTTTTGTGAAATTACTTGATATGCTGGAAATTCCGCATGAATGA
- a CDS encoding lipopolysaccharide biosynthesis protein: MQQETRVKNASRNVVFGMFLKGYQILLPFIMRTAIMYYMGDGYLGLNSLFGSVLWVLNLAELGVGSAMVYSMYQPIIDNDKEQICALLKLYQKYYQIIGLVIAVVGGILTPFIPYLVKSDMPDGVSIYVVYLLNLFCTCMSYWLLAYKNSLLTAHQRNDVASKVMLVTNTFQYVAQLIVIMTIGDYYIYLIVQIFTQIVTNLVTAYFANKMYPEYKAVGKLPKETVKKINNRIRDLFTMKVGQVIVSSADTIVISAFLGLAANAFYNNYYYVLTAVTGIMNVVFVSCTAGIGNSILVETEEKNYMDLKKLSFIIMWLAGMCSAVMLCLYQPFMRLWVKEKRMLPFAVVVCMVVYFFISQVNQILITYKDAAGIWHEDRFRPLVTALVNLVLNIILVQFIGIYGVILSTVISVLVVGMPWILHNLFTVLFKRNAWEYIRKLLYYTIVTAIVCTLTYLVASQIPGVGILALILKAVVSVLVSNVLMFVFYFKMNEFAEVKNLVLRILRRQA; the protein is encoded by the coding sequence ATGCAACAGGAAACCCGTGTAAAAAATGCCTCACGTAATGTTGTGTTTGGCATGTTTTTGAAAGGCTATCAGATACTGCTCCCATTTATCATGCGTACAGCGATCATGTACTACATGGGTGATGGATATCTCGGTTTAAACAGTTTATTTGGATCGGTACTGTGGGTGCTGAACCTTGCGGAGTTGGGCGTTGGTTCGGCGATGGTATATTCCATGTATCAGCCGATCATTGACAATGACAAAGAGCAGATTTGTGCACTGTTAAAATTATATCAGAAATATTATCAGATTATTGGACTTGTGATTGCGGTTGTTGGTGGAATTCTGACACCGTTTATTCCGTATCTTGTAAAGAGCGATATGCCGGATGGTGTGAGCATCTATGTTGTGTATCTGCTCAATCTGTTTTGTACCTGCATGTCATACTGGTTACTCGCGTACAAGAACAGTCTGCTGACTGCACATCAGAGAAACGATGTGGCAAGTAAGGTTATGCTTGTGACGAACACGTTCCAGTATGTGGCACAGTTGATTGTCATTATGACAATCGGCGATTATTATATCTATCTGATTGTGCAGATATTCACGCAGATTGTGACGAATCTGGTAACGGCATATTTTGCAAATAAAATGTATCCGGAGTATAAAGCAGTAGGTAAGCTGCCGAAGGAGACAGTGAAAAAAATCAATAATCGGATCCGGGATCTGTTCACCATGAAGGTGGGACAGGTTATTGTGTCGTCCGCAGATACGATTGTTATATCGGCATTCTTAGGACTTGCGGCCAATGCATTTTACAACAATTATTACTATGTACTGACTGCAGTAACCGGAATTATGAATGTTGTGTTCGTGTCGTGTACAGCAGGTATCGGAAACAGTATTCTTGTGGAGACGGAAGAAAAAAATTATATGGATCTGAAGAAACTTTCATTTATTATTATGTGGCTTGCAGGTATGTGCAGTGCGGTTATGCTCTGTCTGTATCAGCCGTTCATGCGGCTCTGGGTAAAAGAAAAACGAATGCTTCCGTTTGCGGTCGTTGTCTGCATGGTAGTATATTTCTTCATCAGTCAGGTAAATCAGATTCTGATCACATACAAAGACGCAGCCGGAATCTGGCACGAAGACCGGTTCCGCCCGCTTGTGACGGCACTCGTAAATCTGGTGCTGAATATTATACTCGTGCAGTTTATCGGCATCTATGGCGTTATCCTGTCCACAGTTATTTCTGTGCTGGTTGTAGGTATGCCTTGGATTCTGCACAATCTGTTTACGGTTTTGTTCAAGCGGAATGCATGGGAATATATACGGAAGCTTTTATATTATACAATTGTGACAGCAATTGTATGTACACTTACTTATCTGGTAGCAAGTCAGATACCGGGTGTTGGAATCCTTGCGTTGATACTGAAAGCGGTTGTGTCCGTGCTTGTATCCAATGTGTTGATGTTTGTATTCTACTTCAAAATGAATGAATTTGCAGAAGTAAAGAATCTTGTGCTGCGGATTTTAAGACGACAGGCTTGA
- the ectB gene encoding diaminobutyrate--2-oxoglutarate transaminase: MTGVEVFENYESEVRSYCRSFPAIFTTSKGSIMKDENGKEYIDFFCGAGALNYGHNNDYIKEKMVAYLMSDGIMHSMDMMTVPKKEFLQFFEEKVLQPRGLNFKVMFPGPTGTNAVEAALKLARKVKKRNQIWALMGCFHGMTLGALSLTSDAGSRGGAGVCLNDVTHIPAPYMFPELDTIKYMETLLTDDHSGVEKPAAIIIETVQAEGGIHVFSNEYLQGVRALCDKYDILMIVDDIQVGCARTGTFFSFERAGIVPDMFVMSKSIGGYGMPFALTMFKPELDIWSPGEHNGTFRGNQLSMVAAKAGLEFMLDHKVEAEVKRKEEIIRKYMDENIARPGVEIRGIGCIWGVQVADGKLALEICNKSFEKGLIMERAGRDNNVVKLMPALVATDEELIRGLDILRDSMNELM, from the coding sequence ATGACTGGCGTTGAAGTATTTGAGAATTATGAATCAGAGGTACGTTCTTATTGTAGAAGCTTCCCTGCGATTTTTACAACTTCGAAGGGGTCGATCATGAAGGATGAGAACGGAAAGGAATATATTGATTTCTTCTGCGGAGCTGGAGCCTTAAACTACGGACATAATAATGATTATATAAAGGAAAAGATGGTTGCATACCTGATGAGTGATGGAATTATGCACTCGATGGATATGATGACTGTGCCTAAGAAAGAGTTTTTGCAGTTTTTTGAAGAAAAGGTATTACAGCCAAGAGGGTTGAACTTCAAGGTGATGTTTCCCGGACCAACCGGAACAAATGCTGTGGAAGCAGCATTAAAGCTGGCACGGAAAGTAAAGAAGAGAAATCAGATTTGGGCACTTATGGGATGTTTCCATGGTATGACACTTGGAGCATTGTCTCTCACAAGTGATGCAGGCAGCCGTGGCGGTGCAGGTGTGTGTCTGAATGATGTCACACATATCCCGGCACCATATATGTTTCCGGAGCTTGATACGATCAAATATATGGAGACATTGCTTACCGATGATCATTCCGGCGTAGAAAAGCCGGCAGCCATTATTATTGAGACAGTACAGGCAGAAGGCGGCATCCATGTATTTTCAAATGAATATCTGCAGGGTGTCCGTGCTCTGTGTGATAAGTATGACATTCTGATGATTGTTGACGATATTCAGGTTGGATGTGCGAGAACCGGAACATTCTTCTCATTTGAACGTGCAGGCATCGTACCGGATATGTTTGTAATGTCCAAGTCAATCGGTGGATACGGTATGCCGTTTGCCCTGACAATGTTCAAGCCGGAATTAGATATCTGGTCACCGGGCGAGCACAACGGAACCTTCCGCGGCAACCAGCTTTCTATGGTAGCAGCGAAGGCAGGACTTGAATTTATGCTTGACCATAAGGTAGAGGCAGAAGTAAAACGGAAAGAAGAAATCATCCGTAAGTATATGGATGAAAACATTGCAAGACCGGGTGTAGAGATTCGAGGAATCGGCTGTATCTGGGGTGTGCAGGTTGCAGATGGAAAGCTTGCTTTGGAAATCTGTAACAAGAGCTTTGAAAAGGGATTGATCATGGAGCGTGCAGGGCGTGACAACAACGTTGTGAAGTTGATGCCGGCGCTTGTCGCAACAGATGAAGAATTGATTCGCGGATTAGATATCCTGAGAGATTCAATGAATGAATTGATGTAA